The genomic DNA TTATTGACGACATCGGAGAGGGATTAGACTTTGACCGATCTTGCCGATTAATCCACATCATTCGGCAATGTGCGATGGATTCAAAAATCCAACTGGTCATGAGCACTAATGATCGATTTGTCATGAATAATGTGCCCCTAGAAGAATGGTCTCTATTGAGTCGAGAAGGCGGGAATATCACGGTACATAATTACAAGAACTCAAAAGCCGCATTTGACAACTTTAAATTTACAGGTCTGAATAACTTTGATTTTCTGGCTATGGACTTCATTAACGAAAATGAAGTATTTTTTGCTGAGAATCCAAATGATATAGAGCAAATAGCTGGAATCCATTCATGAAAAAAATGGCTATTTTTGTCGAAGGTGAAACAGAGTTGTGTTTCATACACAAACTAATACGAGAGATTGCAAATGAGAAGAATCTACAAATTGTATTGATCAAAGCTTCTGGTGGTGCTCGAAGTACTCGTGGGTATACAGTTGTCGCTGATAGTGGTAATGCGGCTGACAAGAATTTCTATATCCGAATAGTTAATTCAGGTACTGATAACCGTGTTAGTTCCGACATTCGAGATAGCTATGAAGGTCTCATGAATGAAGGCTTTAGTGTGATTATTGGTGTTCGAGATGTCTATCCATTGTTACTATCAGATTTACCTAAATTAAGAACTGGACTCTGCTATCAATTAAAAACAAAACCTGTCTCGGTTGATTTCGTGTTAGGAGTAATGGAGATTGAAGCATGGTTTCTCGCGGAGCATACACACTTTCCTCGAATACATCCAAAACTTGCAGCTTCTCGCATTGCAGCAATGCATGGCTTTGATCCTAGTGTTGACGATATGCAGCTAAGGACCCATCCAGCACTTGATCTTCACAATGCGTACTCATTGGAAGGCTTGGCATACAAAAAAACAGGTAGTCAGATTCAACGTACTGTTGAGGCTCTAGACTATGCCAATATGTACTTGGAACACAAAGCCAAGTTCCCAGACTTTGCGGTGTTTATACGAGTTATTGATCAATTCTTTTCATGATTCTTCCAAGACTGATTTGTATCCAATGAAGATTTTAAATAATGGCAAAAGCAAAAAGTCGATATGTTTGTAATAACTGCGGTGAAGACTTCCCGCAGATGTATGGGAAATGTCCCGCTTGCTCTAGCTGGGGAACTTTGCAAGAAGAATTAATACCTGTCATATCCACAAATACCAATGCGATCGCTACATTCTCGCATCTCGGTACAGCAAAATCTACGGGCAAAGCCAAACCTAGAGAATCCCTAACCCTCTCGCAAATTACCGACAACGACCAAGCGCGATCGCCTTCTGGTTATGAAGAACTCGATCGCGTCTTAGGTGGAGGCATTGTCGCTGGTTCCCTTGTGCTGATTGGTGGTGAACCAGGGATTGGCAAAAGTACACTGTTATTGGGCATGGCGCAAAAATTGATGAGTCGCTATCCTACGCTCTATGTCTGTGCCGAGGAGTCAGCACAACAGGTGAAACTGCGATCGCAACGGTTAGGCATCTTAGAAGAAAATTCTGATGATCTCTATTTATTAGCGGAAACTGATTTAGAAACAGTCCTGAGAGAATTACAATCGCTACGCCCCAAGGTTGCTGTAATAGATAGTATTCAAGCTCTCTACTTCTCAAACTTAAATGCTGCCCCAGGTTCCGTTTCGCAAGTGCGGGAATGTACGGCAGCACTGATGCGTGTAGCTAAGCGCGAGAATATATCGCTATTTATCGTTGGTCATGTGACCAAGGAAGGCTCGATCGCAGGGCCCAAAGTTTTAGAACATATGGTCGATACGGTTCTTTATTTTGAAGGCGATCGCTTTGCTACGCATCGACTATTGCGATCGGTCAAAAATCGCTTTGGCGCAACGCAAGAAATCGGTGTATTTGAAATGATCGATCGCGGTTTGCGTGAGGTTTCTAATCCTTCTGAACTATTTCTCGGTAATCGCGATGAATCTGTTCCAGGAACCGCCACAATTGTCGCCTGTGAGGGAACACGTCCGATTGTCGTGGAGTTACAAGCCCTCGTTAGTCCCACCAGTTATTCTTCTCCACGCCGCACGACAACAGGGATTGAGACTAATCGATTTCTACAAATTTTGGCAGTTCTCGAAAAGCGAATTGGGATTCCTTTGTCAAAACTTGATGCTTATGTCGCGGCGGCAGGTGGATTGAACGTGGCGGAACCTGCGGTGGATCTTGGCGTAGCGATCGCAGTAGCGGCAAGTTTTCGCGATCGCACAGTCGATCCGCGCACAGTGATGATTGGTGAAGTAGGACTTGGTGGACAGGTGCGTCCAGTATCTCAGCTAGATTTACGACTAAAGGAAGCGGCGAAGTTAGGATTTAAACGCGCCATTATTCCTAGTATGCAGGTGATGCAGGACTATGGAATAGAGATTATTCCTGTGAGTAAAGTTCTCGATGCGATCGTGGCGGCTTTGCCACGTACTAAGTTTGAAGTTGCTAAGCCCAGTGAGGAGTAATACCAATCGTCAAACTGGCTTTGCCAGTTTGACGATTGGTATTACTCTTCCACCTTAATTGCTCCATGAAACATATTCATTCCGCATGAGAATTGATAGTTTCCAACAGTTTGAGGCGTAAACTCAACAGGTGTGGTTACATTTAGAGCCAAATCTTGAGCGATGTGGAAGTCAGGGAATAAAACCTTTTCCAAACAGCTACTAGGATCGCGACGCATGAACTTTAAGCGAACAGGTAGTCCACGTTTCACTGTCACTATTGCAGGAATGTAACCGCCATCTACAGTAATACTAACTTCCTGTATACCATCACTAGTTTTTGCTTGTTGAGACTTTGGTTTACTGAAGAGAAACCACCAAAGTTGGGCGCTAATTAGAGCTAGCCCACCTGCGGTTAAACCGATTTTAATTGCTAGAGGTTGTTCGACACTTTGAAATTGGGGCGATCGCTTAGAATGTTCTTCTGTCATTTCCGCCGCCGATACACTTGAGGCGATCGCACCTACAAGACTGAAGCTAACAATTAGATTGATAAATTTTGTTTTTAGCATAGTTGTATTCTCTAATTAGTAGAATTGGGGCGAAATCCGCGTAGACGCAAAGCATTAGTAACCACAGAGACGGAACTAAATGCCATCGCTCCACCTGCAATGATCGGACTAAGTAGCCAGCCAAAGAATGGGAAGAGAATCCCTGCGGCGATGGGAATGCCTAAAACGTTATAGATAAAAGCAAAGAAAAGATTTTGTTGAATATTGCGAATCGTGGCGCGACTGAGTTGAATTGCGGTGACAATCCCTTGCAAATCACCTGATATAAGCGTGATATCACTGGCGGCGATCGCGACATCAGTTCCAGTACCAATCGCGATACCGACATTTGCCTGTGCTAACGCAGGAGCATCATTGATTCCATCGCCCACCATCGCTACAATTTTTCCTTCGGCTTGTAACTCCCTGATTTTTGCCACCTTTTGGTCGGGACGTACTTGAGCAAAGACTCGCTTGATCCCAACTTCGCGTGCGATCGCCTCAGCCGTGGGGAGATTGTCGCCTGTTAACATCACAACTTCGATTTTCATCCGTTGCAAAGCATTAACCGCCGCATGGGAAGAAGTCTTAACTTTATCAGCAATACCAATTGAACCTCGTGCAATATGATTAACCGCGATTAGTACCACCGTTTTACCACCGTTTTCCCAAGCATCTTGATATTGATGGAGAGAACTCGTGTCAATGTTTAGCTCATTCATCCAGTGTCTTGTGCCGACTTGGAGCAGCGCATTATCAACTTTGCCTTGGACTCCGCTACCAGAAATTGCCTCGAACTCAATAACGTTAGGTATATCCAGATCTTTCTGTTTGGCATATTCCACAACTGCCTCCGCTAAAGGATGTTCTGAATTACGCTCGATCGCTGCGACAAGTTGTAATAATTCTCGATCATCGGGATTGAGGGTAAAGAAATCTGTGACAGTGGGTTTACCTTCCGTAACCGTTCCTGTTTTATCCAAGACAATGGTTTGGATTTTATGGGCTAGTTCCAAACTACCTGCATCTTTAATCAAGATGCCATTTTCTGCACCTTTACCCGTTCCCACCATAATCGAAGTGGGAGCCGCTAAGCCCAAAGCACAGGGACAGGCAATAATCAGCACACCAACAGCGGAAATAGTCGCCAAAGTCAAGTTGCCCATGACGTTGAACCAGATCAGAAATGTAGCGATCGCAATGGAAATAACCACAGGCACAAACCAACCTGTCACTTGATCCGCCAATCTCTGAATCGGCGCTTTCGAGCCTTGGGCTTGCTGCACAAGTTGGACAATTTGCGCTAGCACTGTATCTTTGCCCACATGACTAGCTTTAACCTGTAAGCTCCCAGTTCTATTCATGGTCGCCCCAATCACGCGATCGCCGATTTTCTTCTCGATGGGAATACTTTCGCCTGTCACCATTGATTCGTCTACGGTCGAGTTACCTGCGATCGCCTCGCCATCAACAGGGATTTTCTCCCCAGGACGTACAAGCACGACATCACCAATCAGCACATCTTCAATGGGAATATCATATTCTTGCCCATCACGGAGAACTCGCGCCGTTTTTGGTTGCAAACCCATTAATTTGCGAATTGCATCGGATGTTTCTCCCTTAGCCCGATTCTCAAACAATTTACCCAGTAGAATCAGCGTAATTACCACCACCGAAACTTCGTAATACACTTCAGGTTGTAAACCCTGAGAAATAAAGAAGTTAGGATTTAAGGTGACCGTAATGGAATAGGAGAAAGCCGCTATTGTTCCTAAGGCAATCAATGTATCCATCGTCGCTGTGTGATTTTTAAAAGCTTTCCATGCGCCGATATAAAATGAACTGCCACACCAAATCTGTACTGGTAAAGCCAAACAAAGCTGAAGCCAAGAATTATGTAACCAATCAGGGATAAAGGGAATATTTAATCCTGTCATCATGGGTAGCGAACCGATTACTAAAATCATGCCAATTACGCCACCTAATCTAACTTTATTAGTTAAGTTTTGTGATTCGGTTAACCTTGCTTTCTGATCTATATCCTGCGCATCTGCTGATAGATCTGGTAAAAATGCTTCATAACCAAGGTTTGCGATCGCCTTTTTAATTGCATCTGGACTAGTTTTTTGAGGGTTGTAATCAATCGCTATTTGCTCGATCGCAAAGTTGACATTACTACTAGTCACACCGTCTAGCGATCGGGTCATTGATTCGATGCTACTGGCACAAGAGGCACAGTGCATTCCTCGGAGCTTCATGGTGATCTTTTCCATTGTTTTTCTTTCCTAAAGAAGTAATGTTTTTGAATGATGATGATTCACCCTCTGCGAGAATCATCACTTCTTCTGCAAAATTGGACAAATCTCTCCTGTGGTTGCCTTTGCTGGAGGAGTCCAATCTTCGAGCAATTCGTTAATCTCACCACGCAAAGTAATCAATTCGGAAATTCGCCGATCAATCTCTAGAATCTGTTGCTCTAGTTGCTGCTTGATTTCATCACAAGGAGCTAAACCGCGATCGTAAACTCCCAAGATTTCTGCAATCTCTTGTAAGCTTAAACCCAGTTTCTGTAACCTTTTGACAAAAGAAATTCGCGCGATCGTATTTGGAGAGAATAAACGGAATCCTCCTTCAGTACGTTCTGAAGACTTCAGTAAGCCAAGTTCTTCATAATAGCGAATTGTTTTAATCGGTACTTGACTTTGAACAGCAACTTGCCCAATTTGTAGTAATACTTGATCTTGATCCTGAGATAATTTAGCCGCCATATCTAGCTTTTAGCCTCCTAAAAACTCAAGTGATTTAGATATAAATCAACTCAAATTACTTATACACTCTCTAGCCAACTGGAGAGTCAAGCCCTACTACCTATATTTTCTCAAGCAGTTATGAAATGAGCATGAAATATTTGCAATGATTGATAAGCTGTAGCCAATCTACTCCCTTCCCACCAAAGAAATAGACATCAAAAACCAAGAATTAGCGTTGCGGCGCTTCGCGCCGCAACGTCTAATCCTTCGCTGGGAAGGGAGTATTTAAGATGTACAGGACTTTGTGCTCAATTTTGCTTTACTTTCAACTAAATGGTGAGCAAATATCAATCAAGCAACCATTTGGATCAGTAGTTAAAAATCGTCGCTGACCATAAAACTCGTTGCGTGGTTCTTGGACTATGTGAATCCCCATATCTAAAGCTTTTTCATAGACCTCGTCAACATCTGGAACTACAAAAGTTACATACATACCAGTAGGAGCAGTTTGAAACTCTTGTGGAACTAGGTTATGACTGCGAAGAATGATTCCAAACTCTTGTTCATAATTAGACGGATTACGAAGTTGTACGTACCAATCGCTATCGTAACTGATTTCAAAGCCGAGTAAAGCCACATAAAAGTCTCGACTTTCAGAAAGCCGATCAGAGCAAATATTGGTAAGAATGCGACTAAAACTCATGAGTATTTTTTATTGTAGGACTTATGTAAATACACCAAGAACTCAAGTTCTTGGCTAAAAAGCTCAAGTTCACTGAAGTGGGCTACAGAAAACTGTTAAGTAAAACGTTTCAACTGGTTTGAGATTTTATTCCGCACTTGAGTGCAGGGCTTTTTAAGCTTGTATAGGTGTACATAACTCAATTAGCATTCCATCTGGTGCGCGGACATAAGAAACGGTTTGCCCCCAAGGCTTTTGTAATGGAGATGCTATTTCACTTGCACCATATTCAAGTGCGCTTTGGTGTGCCTCGTAGATATCAGAAGTGACAAATGCAATTTCTATACCAAAAGGCTGTATTGAGTCACTCGCTCGAACATATCCTTTAGATAGATTCATCTCGCCGAGCGAGTGAGAGGCAAATGCAAGCGTTGTCTCTCCCGTATTCAGCTCGCCATAGTCACCTGATTCATGCAGAAACTTCTGTTGAAAACCAAAAGCTTGACTGAAGAAGTCAAGCGAGGTCTTAACGCTTGGAACATAGATAATCGTGTAGCCAAGTTTCATAATGGTTTACAGGCTGATAGTTGGGATTTGGTGAGTGGAAATCATTTCCAGAAAGTGGTCAGAGAAGTCGATTGTTGTATAACCTAAATAGAACCTATAGAAAACTATGGTTTAATTTTGGCATTTTTAAAGATAAATTACCGTAGATCTTATGTTGAGTCAAATGCGATCGCCTTGTCAATCTTTGCTGCTCAAGGATTTTCTGTAGACGATTTACATATGTACATGCAGATGGAGTTTGGCTTATCAAGATCGGGTTTCTCGAAGACAATCTAACGTAGATCACAACCTAAACAGCCCTACCGAGAACAAGCTGAGGTGGTAAATCAGCGCTTAAGAGAACGCTACCCTGATGCAAAAAGTTGGACGGGGAGCCGTAGAAACATGGCAGGGCAGATGTTAGGGGGAATTACTAATAATTTCACTGCGATCGCCTCAATAATAGGAATTTATCGTGAGCCGCTCCATCGATATACTGGCTCTGAAATTTCCACTCCCCAATATCCATTAAAACTAGAAAAATCTTCAGAAAATGTAACTTCAAGCTCCCCAGTCCCATATTTGTCATTCCAGATACAACGCATTACCTGAATCTTTATCGCTCGACATTTAGACAACTTACCTTGTACTATTTCTCCTTCCTCATTCATAGTATAAATACCGACTAAAGAGCCGTTACTATTTTTTCTGAATTCTGTTTTTCCAGAAGCGAGAATATCTGCGTTCAAAATTTGACTTTGATAGCTTCCTAAAGCTTGCTCTACCCAATTATTTGAGGACTGAGCATTTGCACTTAGATTGGAAGTACTAGTTAAGAGCGAAACAACTAGAGAGGTAATAACTAATCCAGAACTTTTCACGAATTTCTCCCAATGAACTTTAATATTAAAATAGGAAAGTATCATGTCAAGTTTAACTGCGATCGCAATAAACACCATGACTCAAAATATTAAAGAACACAAGACTTAATGCAAGAATGGGGTGAGTCATGCTTAAAAAAGGTTTTCTTTTTCCTTTCATGAGTTGACCCTATATTTTTTTGGTCACGCTTAACTGAAGATGGCTATATCTCAGGAGTTCTATCTGCCTAAGGTAAGCTAGGACAAGTAGATTTAAGCTGTAAGTGGAAGTTCTAAGTTAGCGATCGCATTACGTGCAGCATCTAAATCATAGGGAAAAGGATGACGACGGGGTTGGTAATCTTTGGGATAGGGCGCACCATGACGTAAGACAGCATTCACCATTACACAAGGTTGAGCGCTGAGATTAATCGCAGCATGGGGTACATTGGGCGGAATTGTCACCACCGCAGGACGATATTCGCTTAAGGGAATGTATTGATATTGGCGATCGCTTAGCACCACCAAAACAAAGCTACCGCGCACCACCAAAAGTTGATCGGTCTGGAAATGATGGACAAACAAATCATCAATCGCCCCTGCCGCTACCTGAACAAGCATAGTTTCATCGCTTGTCTGTGGCGTATAAAACTCTGCCATCCCATTTTTGATCGAAGTGAGATAGCGAATTTCGACTTTTCTGTTTGCAGCCATTGAGATCTCCGCAATATATCGCGACATGTTTAGGTTAGTCGATAATTTTTTAATTTTTGTTACAAAGAAAACGAATGTATTTTTTTATGCATATAGGAATAGACGTATTTTGCGATCGCATTGTATGGAAAGAGATGCAAAAGCTCTCTCGGCTTACTTTATGCGATAAAATCCCAAGTTAATTTACTATCTGCGCGATCGCAAAACATGATGTTTAGCTTTCTAAAAAGACAACGTGGTTTGCTAACGCCTGAATATCAACTATGGCGACAGCAGTTTATGCAAAAGAGGCTGAGTTTAGGAATGCGAATAGCCTTCTTTTACTTTGTCACATTACTGGGGGAGCAACTTGTCTATTTGTTATTTAGATCCACGCAATTTTCTCAAATTTGGTTGATTACCATTCTTGTGATTTTGACGGGACTGGTATATGGACTAAATTATCTAAAAAAAATACGTCCACCTATACAAATTTCACTGGTTTTCTTGATCCTTTCTTGGACGATCACGATCTTAATTCAACTAGTTGATACCATTGGCAAGCAAGTTAAACCAGACATGATTTTAATTTGGTGGATGGTAACATTCTTCTCACAAGCAACTCTAGTCCCAGTACGTTGGCGATTTCATCTCATTTCTCAATTAGGCGGATTAGCATATTATTTTTCAGTGAACAGTGCCTTGGGTATTGAAATATTTCCAGATGATATGCCTGCTATTTCTTGGCTTATTAATATTTTTTGGACTTGTTTTATTAGTAATCTCTCTGTCTATCTCTATGAGAAATTAGCAAAATCAGAATTC from Pseudanabaena sp. BC1403 includes the following:
- a CDS encoding DUF4276 domain-containing protein, translated to MKKMAIFVEGETELCFIHKLIREIANEKNLQIVLIKASGGARSTRGYTVVADSGNAADKNFYIRIVNSGTDNRVSSDIRDSYEGLMNEGFSVIIGVRDVYPLLLSDLPKLRTGLCYQLKTKPVSVDFVLGVMEIEAWFLAEHTHFPRIHPKLAASRIAAMHGFDPSVDDMQLRTHPALDLHNAYSLEGLAYKKTGSQIQRTVEALDYANMYLEHKAKFPDFAVFIRVIDQFFS
- the radA gene encoding DNA repair protein RadA, with protein sequence MAKAKSRYVCNNCGEDFPQMYGKCPACSSWGTLQEELIPVISTNTNAIATFSHLGTAKSTGKAKPRESLTLSQITDNDQARSPSGYEELDRVLGGGIVAGSLVLIGGEPGIGKSTLLLGMAQKLMSRYPTLYVCAEESAQQVKLRSQRLGILEENSDDLYLLAETDLETVLRELQSLRPKVAVIDSIQALYFSNLNAAPGSVSQVRECTAALMRVAKRENISLFIVGHVTKEGSIAGPKVLEHMVDTVLYFEGDRFATHRLLRSVKNRFGATQEIGVFEMIDRGLREVSNPSELFLGNRDESVPGTATIVACEGTRPIVVELQALVSPTSYSSPRRTTTGIETNRFLQILAVLEKRIGIPLSKLDAYVAAAGGLNVAEPAVDLGVAIAVAASFRDRTVDPRTVMIGEVGLGGQVRPVSQLDLRLKEAAKLGFKRAIIPSMQVMQDYGIEIIPVSKVLDAIVAALPRTKFEVAKPSEE
- a CDS encoding cupredoxin domain-containing protein, translated to MLKTKFINLIVSFSLVGAIASSVSAAEMTEEHSKRSPQFQSVEQPLAIKIGLTAGGLALISAQLWWFLFSKPKSQQAKTSDGIQEVSITVDGGYIPAIVTVKRGLPVRLKFMRRDPSSCLEKVLFPDFHIAQDLALNVTTPVEFTPQTVGNYQFSCGMNMFHGAIKVEE
- a CDS encoding heavy metal translocating P-type ATPase codes for the protein MEKITMKLRGMHCASCASSIESMTRSLDGVTSSNVNFAIEQIAIDYNPQKTSPDAIKKAIANLGYEAFLPDLSADAQDIDQKARLTESQNLTNKVRLGGVIGMILVIGSLPMMTGLNIPFIPDWLHNSWLQLCLALPVQIWCGSSFYIGAWKAFKNHTATMDTLIALGTIAAFSYSITVTLNPNFFISQGLQPEVYYEVSVVVITLILLGKLFENRAKGETSDAIRKLMGLQPKTARVLRDGQEYDIPIEDVLIGDVVLVRPGEKIPVDGEAIAGNSTVDESMVTGESIPIEKKIGDRVIGATMNRTGSLQVKASHVGKDTVLAQIVQLVQQAQGSKAPIQRLADQVTGWFVPVVISIAIATFLIWFNVMGNLTLATISAVGVLIIACPCALGLAAPTSIMVGTGKGAENGILIKDAGSLELAHKIQTIVLDKTGTVTEGKPTVTDFFTLNPDDRELLQLVAAIERNSEHPLAEAVVEYAKQKDLDIPNVIEFEAISGSGVQGKVDNALLQVGTRHWMNELNIDTSSLHQYQDAWENGGKTVVLIAVNHIARGSIGIADKVKTSSHAAVNALQRMKIEVVMLTGDNLPTAEAIAREVGIKRVFAQVRPDQKVAKIRELQAEGKIVAMVGDGINDAPALAQANVGIAIGTGTDVAIAASDITLISGDLQGIVTAIQLSRATIRNIQQNLFFAFIYNVLGIPIAAGILFPFFGWLLSPIIAGGAMAFSSVSVVTNALRLRGFRPNSTN
- a CDS encoding heavy metal-responsive transcriptional regulator, giving the protein MAAKLSQDQDQVLLQIGQVAVQSQVPIKTIRYYEELGLLKSSERTEGGFRLFSPNTIARISFVKRLQKLGLSLQEIAEILGVYDRGLAPCDEIKQQLEQQILEIDRRISELITLRGEINELLEDWTPPAKATTGEICPILQKK
- a CDS encoding VOC family protein → MSFSRILTNICSDRLSESRDFYVALLGFEISYDSDWYVQLRNPSNYEQEFGIILRSHNLVPQEFQTAPTGMYVTFVVPDVDEVYEKALDMGIHIVQEPRNEFYGQRRFLTTDPNGCLIDICSPFS
- a CDS encoding VOC family protein, encoding MKLGYTIIYVPSVKTSLDFFSQAFGFQQKFLHESGDYGELNTGETTLAFASHSLGEMNLSKGYVRASDSIQPFGIEIAFVTSDIYEAHQSALEYGASEIASPLQKPWGQTVSYVRAPDGMLIELCTPIQA
- a CDS encoding dTDP-4-dehydrorhamnose 3,5-epimerase, coding for MAANRKVEIRYLTSIKNGMAEFYTPQTSDETMLVQVAAGAIDDLFVHHFQTDQLLVVRGSFVLVVLSDRQYQYIPLSEYRPAVVTIPPNVPHAAINLSAQPCVMVNAVLRHGAPYPKDYQPRRHPFPYDLDAARNAIANLELPLTA